Part of the Plectropomus leopardus isolate mb unplaced genomic scaffold, YSFRI_Pleo_2.0 unplaced_scaffold28306, whole genome shotgun sequence genome is shown below.
ACTACGAGTTGATTAACCTGTTGCTGAGGTATGGAGCCAACGTCAACTATTTCTGCAaagtaaacacaacacactTCCCCTCAGCCCTGCAGTACGCCCTCAAAGACGAGGTAAACTGCtgctcttattattattacaaaaatgtcttcataaaaCTATGTTTAAAGTCAAAGATAGAACCAGTTTTACTAactttactgatattttttctgtgtgtgtgtgtgtgtgtgtgtgtgtgtgtgtgtgtgtcaggtgatGCTCAGGATGCTGTGTAACTATGGTTATGATGCAGGGCGCTGCTTTGACTGTCCCTATGGCAACGGCTCCCACATCCCTGAGGACTACGAGGGATGGAGCAACTCTGTGATCAAAGACACCACCGTAATGAACTAATGAGCTCAGAGTGTTAAACTGAACTACAGAGCCGAGATCAGCGAACATCAGGATAAACATCTGTCTGAACGCCCCctaaatgtgccaaaaaaacaaaactaggaGCTAAAAAGTCCCCTCTTACATTACATTCAGACTTTACATGGTGCAGCTTACAGTATCTTGTCTGTACTCTGACGGATGTCTCTATATTTGTTGTGTTATATTCAGTTTTAGAAGATCCCTTTCATGAACtgcaaagtttaaaagtttcaaCCTAAAAGAAAACTCAGAGGCTCTCCAAAGTTCCTCaaaggaatagttcacccaaaaactATATAAATTGTACTCGATACTCACCTCTCAAGACTCGCCATGGTCCCAGAAGAAGTTTTCCACAAACAGCATGCAAGCAGAgcacctgaaaaaaagcatattaCTGCAATCAGACTTTAAGGTTtaatgaaatgcagcaaaaaaatgattataaaacatccccaaaaatTATTTGTAGCAAGGGTGTAggtgttgttttaaatttagGGGGGCATAAATGGGGGGTCTGCcagaaaaaggaaggaa
Proteins encoded:
- the LOC121938053 gene encoding dynein axonemal heavy chain 12-like; translated protein: TLLDAGYDPNYMLESWVRRSYDDERRSALFFAVLNNDVPSAKMLLEAGAMPNQDPIKCLQVALRVGNYELINLLLRYGANVNYFCKVNTTHFPSALQYALKDEVMLRMLCNYGYDAGRCFDCPYGNGSHIPEDYEGWSNSVIKDTTVMN